The Fulvia fulva chromosome 6, complete sequence genome includes a window with the following:
- a CDS encoding GTP cyclohydrolase 1 translates to MEDSSHNYAPAHRPKPIPAHLVNGHSPLHPQASTERDSHREIANIKSSMGPRRQPIDMDELENPSAYSVSSLPRVNGGHEIKSSASKQYDEVDDHDMEDLDLKVARADIDEPITPPMTSRSGSPFTTGSTVDMDGLSWPSVGTLGRLQERESPEEAQKRLDKLSGAVRTMLECIGEDPDREGLHGTPERYAKAMMFFTKGYEENLRDIVNGAVFNEDHDELVIVKDIEVFSLCEHHLVPFTGKMHIGYIPSRRVIGLSKLARIAEMFSRRLQVQERLTKQVATAISEVLKPQGVAVVMEATHMCMVSRGVQKSGAVTTTSCMLGAMRSRAKTREEFLSLLNRR, encoded by the exons ATGGAGGACTCGAGCCATAACTATGCGCCTGCTCACAGGCCAAAGCCCATACCGGCGCATCTCGTGAACGGCCACTCTCCACTCCACCCACAAGCATCCACCGAACGGGACAGCCACCGCGAGATTGCAAACATAAAATCTTCCATGGGTCCTCGCAGACAACCCATTGACATGGACGAGCTCGAGAACCCTTCTGCGTATTCCGTCTCTTCGCTGCCACGGGTCAACGGAGGCCATGAGATCAAGTCCAGTGCCTCCAAACAGTACGATGAGGTAGACGACCACGACATGGAGGACTTGGACCTGAAAGTAGCCCGAGCCGACATTGACGAGCCGATCACACCTCCTATGACCAGCCGCTCCGGCTCGCCTTTCACCACTGGCTCGACCGTAGATATGGACGGACTGTCTTGGCCGAGCGTCGGCACTCTAGGAAGATTGCAGGAGCGTGAAAGTCCAGAAGAGGCGCAAAAGAGATTAGACAAGCTGTCTGGCGCAGTGCGGACCATGCTAGAGTGCATTGGAGAAGATCCAGACAGAGAAGGCCTCCACGGGACACCAGAGCGATATGCAAAGGCGATGATGTTCTTCACAAAGGGGTACGAAGAGAATCTGAGGGACATCGTGAACGGCGCTGTGTTCAACGAGGACCATGATGAGCTCGTTATCGTCAAAGATATCGAGGTCTTCAGTCTTTGCGAGCACCATCTTGTACCGTTCACCGGCAAG ATGCACATTGGGTACATCCCCAGCAGAAGAGTGATCGGCTTGTCCAAGCTTGCTCGTATTGCCGAAATGTTCAGCCGTAGGCTGCAAGTCCAGGAAAGGTTAACAAAACAGGTCGCCACTGCTATATCTGAGGTCCTGAAGCCACAAGGTGTCGCAGTCGTGATGGAAGCCACCCACATGTGCATGGTCTCACGAGGCGTGCAAAAGTCTGGAGCAGTGACCACTACAAGCTGTATGCTCGGGGCGATGCGATCACGGGCAAAGACAAGGGAGGAATTCTTGAGCTTGCTCAACCGACGATAG